A window from Balearica regulorum gibbericeps isolate bBalReg1 chromosome 1, bBalReg1.pri, whole genome shotgun sequence encodes these proteins:
- the COA5 gene encoding cytochrome c oxidase assembly factor 5, which yields MPKYYEDKEEDGRACGGVREDLRQCLLESPCVLQEKKSPKQCLREGHCKSLQVTFFACKRSMLDTRARFRGRKGY from the exons ATGCCGAAGTACTATGAGGATAAGGAGGAGGACGGGCGGGCCTGCGGGGGGGTGAGGGAGGACTTGCGGCAGTGCCTGCTGGAGAGCCCCTGCGTCCTGCAG gaaaagaaaagccctaAACAGTGCTTGAGAGAAGGACACTGTAAGAGTTTGCAAGTGACATTTTTTGCATGCAAAAGGTCGATG TTGGATACCAGGGCAAGattcagaggaaggaagggataCTGA